One Halobaculum roseum DNA window includes the following coding sequences:
- a CDS encoding AsnC family transcriptional regulator, whose protein sequence is MTQPELDDTDREILRLLAENARRPYSTIAEAVNLSPPSVSARVRQLEQEDVIRRFTVDLDLTQYENRIHVMVRLQPELGKTDSLRESILETPAVEHVFTTAEGEIVAVATPPRNTVGNWAQQYLPLTDVRRYDVQLLSNAAQSAYAEGTESALKCANCGTTVGEDGLATRVGGSLQQFCSENCETTYREQYTESQEKSDA, encoded by the coding sequence ATGACCCAACCAGAACTTGACGACACGGATCGCGAAATCCTCCGTCTTTTAGCGGAGAACGCGAGACGACCCTACAGCACTATTGCTGAGGCTGTAAATCTTTCACCCCCGTCCGTTTCAGCACGCGTCCGTCAGTTGGAGCAAGAAGATGTCATTCGTCGATTCACCGTTGATCTCGACCTCACACAGTACGAAAACCGGATACACGTCATGGTACGCCTCCAGCCTGAGCTCGGAAAGACGGATTCTCTTCGAGAATCGATCCTCGAGACCCCAGCCGTAGAACACGTATTCACAACTGCGGAGGGCGAAATCGTAGCTGTTGCGACGCCGCCGCGGAATACAGTCGGAAACTGGGCGCAGCAATATCTACCACTGACTGACGTGCGGCGATACGACGTACAACTGCTGTCGAACGCTGCTCAATCAGCGTATGCCGAGGGGACTGAATCCGCACTCAAATGTGCAAATTGCGGAACCACTGTCGGTGAAGACGGACTAGCCACCCGTGTCGGTGGTTCACTCCAGCAGTTTTGCAGTGAGAACTGTGAAACAACGTATAGGGAACAGTATACAGAAAGTCAAGAGAAATCTGATGCTTAG
- a CDS encoding YHS domain-containing protein: MATDPVCGMDVDESDPAATAEYDGQTYYFCAEGCKETFTSTPEEYV; this comes from the coding sequence ATGGCAACTGATCCAGTCTGTGGAATGGACGTCGATGAAAGTGATCCGGCGGCCACAGCTGAGTACGACGGTCAGACGTACTACTTCTGTGCCGAGGGCTGCAAGGAGACGTTCACCTCGACACCGGAGGAGTACGTCTAA